CGAGCGCCACATGGACCCTCCAGTCCGTGTCGGGGACCGGCGATTGGTGGACCAGGGCGCTGTCCAGCCGGGGCAGGGGCTCCAGGCCGGTGCCCTCGTACTGCTGGCTGGCCTCGAACTCGCGCCGGGCCTCCGGGGACAGCGGCGCCAGGGTGCGGAAACGCCAGTCCGGGACGTTGGTGATGAAGACGACGCCGTGCCGGTCGGTGACGAAGACCCGTTCGCCGGCCATGTCGTGCCAGGTCGCCTCCAGCGGCTCCATGGCGACCTTGGCGACCACCACGCCGACCGCGTGGTGCTCCGCCCAGACGGGAGCCCAGACCGGGTACGCAATGTAATAGCCGGGCTTCTGCGAAGTCGTTCCCATCGCGAAATAACGCCCGACGCGCCCCGCCAGCGCCTCCCGGAAATAGGGGCGGAAAGCGAAGTTGCGGCCGATGAAGCTGGTCTCCTCGGTCCAGTTGCTCGACGCCAGGGTGGTCCCGTCGCGCGCCATGACGTAGAGCGCCGACAGCGACGCCCCGGCGTTCAGCGTCGCCAGCTTGCGGTCGACCCGGTCCACAAGGGCGACGTCGCGCGGCGAGGCGAGCAGGGCCGCCACGTCGGGGTCCCAGGCCAGGGTCAGCGGCAGGACGCGGTACTTCTCGATCTCGGCGGTCAGGGTGGCGGTATAGAGCGTCAGCCTTGCCTGCGCCGTCTCGGCCAGCTCGTCCAGAGCCTGCCCGCGCGCCCACTCCGCCGCGATCCAGGAGGCGGGCGGCACCAACAGGCAGGCCGCCAGGGCCAGGGCCGCCGCCAATCCGCGGAAACCGCGCGGGCGGGACCCCGGCCATGCCGGGAGCCACCTTCCCCATCCCTTGCCCCATCCCTTGGTCGATCCGGTCACGGCGCCCTGCCTTTCCCGCGTTTCGCCTGCGAAACGACTGCCGGCATCAGTCCAGTTGCAGTACCTGAGCCTTCAGGTAGGCGGTCTCCGGCAGGTGCGGGTGGACCGGGTGGTCGGGCGCGGCACCGCCGGTCCGCAGTATGCGCCCCGACCGGCGGGCGTCGTCCAGGCCGCGGGCGACCTGCTCGGAGAACAGCGGCACGTCCACATTGTGGCTGCACGACGCGACCAGCAGGAAGCCGCCCGGCGCCGTGATCGAGGCGGCCAGCCGCGTCATCTTGCGATAGGCCCGGGTCCCGGCCTGCAGGTCCTTCTTCGATTTCACGAAGGCCGGCGGGTCGGCGATCACCACGCCGAACCGCTCGCCGGCCGCCGCCAGCCGCTCCAGTTCCTCGAAGGCGTCGGCCCGGCGGAACTCGCACAGGCCGGCGACCCCGTTGGCTTCCGCGGCGCGGGCGCCGCTGGCGAGGGCCGCCTCCGACCGGTCCACCGCGACGACCGACGCGGCGCCGGCCTTGGCGCACTGGACCGCGAAGCCGCCGTTGTAGCTGTAGAAGTCGATCACCCGCGCGCCGCATGCCAGCGCCGCGATCGCCGCCCGGTTGTCGCGCTGGTCGTAGAACCAGCCGGTCTTCTGCCCGGCGCCCGGATCGGCGAAGAAGGTGCAGCCGTTCTCCTCCAGCCGGACCGCGCCGTCCAGCGATCCTCTGGCGACCCTGACCTCGCCGCCCAGGCCTTCGAGCCCGCGCGCCGGGCTGTCGTTGCGCAGGACCACCGCGGCGGGGGACAGCACCTCGTCCAGCGCCTCCAGCAGGTCCGGGGTCAGCCGGTCCATCCCGGCGGAGTTGGCCTGGACGACCACCGCGTCGCCGAACCGGTCGATGATCAGGGCCGGCAGCCCGTCGGCCTCGGCGTGGACCAGCCGGTAGAACGGCCGCTCGTAGAGCCGCTCGCGCAAGCCCAGCGCCCGGCGCAGCCGTTCCGCCAGGAAGCCGCGGTCGACCGCGGCTTCCGGGTCGCGCGACAGCATCCGCGTGCAGATCAGCGTGTGCGGGTTGAAGGTGGCGGCGCCCAGCGGCACGCCGTCGTGGGTCACCACCCGGACGACGCTGCCCGGCGGGATCGCCTTGGCCGCGTTGTCCATGTGGATCTCGTTGGAATAGACCCAGGGATGGCCGTGCTGGACCCGCTTGTGCCGGCTCGGCTGCAGGCGGATCGTGGGTCGGGGGGCAATGTCGCTCATGGCCCGCAGTCTAGCGGTTGCCGGCGCCCTGGCAACAGCGAGAGGCGCCCCTACTGGTCGTTGGCGACGTCCAGCGCCACGGGCGCCATGTCGACCATCAGCTTGCACAGCCTCAGGGTCTCGACGGCATGGCCCGCCTCCCGGAAGCTGTTCAGCAGCCAGTTGCAGTATTCCGGCAGGCTCGAATAGTCGTCCGGCAGGTTGGTGTGGATGGCGGCGCAGCCGAGGTCGTCGGCGACCCTGTCCATCGCGCCGAGCAGCGCGTCGGCGGCGCCCGCCAGATCGAACAGGTCGAGCACGATGAAGTTCTCGACCGCCAGCACCCGGCCGTGCCGCAGGTGGTTCTCCACCGCGTAGCTGAACAGGCCGTGGATGTAGCCGCGGGCGTTCTGCACCGTCATGATTCCCCGGGACCGGGTTCGGCCCTTTCCCGAGGGGGATTGGCCGCCGGTTTCAAGCTCCGGAACCGCCAGGACGGCTGCGGCAAATTCGCGCCATCGCTCCACGTCGAGATCGGGTGCGATGGTCTGCACCACCGGGAAAGCCTGGTCGATCTGACGGCGGGCTAAGGGTTTTGCAACATAAGTGTCGTGCATGGGCGTCTCGACCACGGGTGCTGGCGTGACGATGGCAGCCCCCGCGCCCACGGGTCCTTGACGTAGATCAATGTTGCCGGCCAGCGGCATCCCCATAGTCCCCACCCGTCAAAGGGATTTGCGTACGTGCCGCGTGCCGTCGCGGCGGTGCGGACCCGGCACGATGGAATAAGAGCAACCTTACGGTGGCGAGGAACGACCGGCCCGTCCGGCCCGTCCCCGCCAGACGGGAGATATAGGTAATGACAGCAGCGACCCTGTCCCACGGTTCGTCCGTGGGAGGCGAGCGGGCAGGTGAGGAGACCGTCTCGTACAACGAGGCTGTCATCCGCCTGTTCGTCATCGCCACCGTTTTCTGGGGCGTGATCGGCTTTATCGCCGGCATCTTCATCGCCCTGCAACTGGCGTTCCCGGCGCTGAACCTGGGCCTGGAATGGACCAGCTTCGGCCGCCTGCGGCCGCTGCACACCTCGGCGGTGATCTTCGCCTTCGGCGGCAACGCCCTGTTCGCCACCTCGCTGTACGTCGTCCAGCGCACCTGCCGGGCTCCGCTCTGGGGCGGGCCGGCGATCGCCAACTTCCTGTTCGTGGGCTACCAGCTCTTCATCGTGCTGGCGGCGTCGGGCTACGTGCTGGGCATCACCCAGGGCAAGGAATACGCCGAGCCGGAATGGTACGTCGACCTGTGGCTGACGGTCGTCTGGGTGGTCTACCTGCTGACCTTCGTCGGCACGATCATGCAGCGCCGCGAACCCCACATCTACGTGGCCAACTGGTTCTACCTGGCGTTCATCGTGACCATCGCGATGCTTCACCTGGTCAACAACCTGAACGTCCCGGTCTCGTTCTTCGGCACCGCCAGCTATCCGCTGTTCGCGGGCGTGCAGGGCGCGCTGGTCCAGTGGTGGTACGGCCACAACGCGGTGGGCTTCTTCCTGACCGCCGGCTTCCTGGGCATGATGTACTACTTCATCCCCAAGCAGGCGGGCCGCCCGGTCTATTCCTACCGGCTGTCGATCATCCATTTCTGGTCGCTGATCTTCCTCTACATCTGGGCCGGCCCGCACCACCTGCACTACACGGCCCTGCCGGAATGGGCGCAGACGCTGGGCATGACCTTCTCCGTCATGCTGTGGATGCCGTCCTGGGGCGGCATGATCAACGGCATCATGACCCTGTCCGGCGCCTGGGACAAGCTGCGGACCGACCCGGTCCTGCGCTTCCTGGTCACCTCGGTCGCGTTCTACGGCATGAGCACCTTCGAAGGCCCGGTGATGTCGATCAAGGCTGTCAACGCCCTGTCGCACTACACCGACTGGACCGTCGGCCATGTCCACTCCGGCGCGCTCGGCTGGGTCGCCTTCGTCAGCTTCGGCGCGGTGTACTACCTGGTTCCCCAGCTCTGGAAGGCCCAGCGGCTCTATTCGCTGCGGCTGGTCAGCTATCACTTCTGGACCGCCACCATCGGCATCGTCCTCTACATCACCGCGATGTGGATCTCGGGCATCATGCAGGGCCTGATGTGGCGCGCCTATGACAATCTCGGCTTCCTGCAGTACTCGTTCGTCGAGACCGTGGCGGCCATGCATCCCTTCTACGTGATCCGCGCCATGGGCGGCGTGCTGTTCCTGATCGGCGCCCTGATCATGGTCTACAACCTGTGGCGGACGACCAAGGGCGACATCCGGGTCGAGAAGCCCTACGTCACCGCCCCGACGCGCAAGTTCGCGCCGGCCGCCGAGTAAGGACCCAGCACGATGGCTAGCACCGACAAGAAGCCCGGCCTTTTCAATCACGGGCTGATTGAAAAGAACGTCACCCTGATGATGGTCCTGATCCTGCTCACCGTCTCCATCGGCGGCCTGGTCGAGATCATCCCCCTGTTCACCATCGAGACCACCATCGAGAAGGTGGAGGGGGTCCGCCCCTACACCCCGCTCGAGCAGATGGGCCGCAACATCTACATCCGCGAAGGCTGCTACAACTGCCACAGCCAGCAGGTCCGTCCGTTCCGCGACGAGGCCGAGCGCTATGGCCACTACAGCCTGGCGGCCGAGAGCATGTACGACCATCCGTTCCAGTGGAGCTCGAAGCGCACCGGCCCGGACCTCGCCCGGGTCGGCGGCAAGTACTCCAACCAGTGGCAGGTCGCCCATCTGGTCGATCCGCGCGCCGTGGTGCCGGAATCGATCATGCCGGGCTACGCCTTCCTCCTGGACCGCCCGCTGAAGTACGGCGACGTCAAGGACCACCTGAAGACCCTGAGCATCGTCGGGGTGCCCTACACCGCCGAGCAGATCGACGTCGCCGCCAAGGACCTGGAGGTCCAGCAGCGTCCCGACGGCGAGACCGACGGCCTCCTGGCCCGCTATCCCAAGGCTGTCGTCGCCGACTTCGACGGCAACCCGAAGGTCGTGACCGAGATGGATGCGCTGGTCGCCTACCTCCAGATGCTCGGTACGCTGGTCGATTTCACGAAGTATCAGCCGGCCGATCTCAAGCAATAGTTGGTGGAACCAGTGGATCTGAACGCAATCGCGTCATTTTTGCGCTCCTTTTGGACGGTTTGGTTGATGCTGCTGTTCGTCGGCGTCCTGTTCTGGGCCTTGCGGCCCAAGAACAAGTCGAAGTTCGACGAGGCCAGCCGCATCCCGTTCAAGGATGAAGGCCAGGAGAAATAGGTCATGCCGACCAAGGTTGAAAAGGACTCCCTGTCGGGGGTCGACACCACCGGCCACGAGTGGGACGGTATCCAGGAACTGAACAATCCGCTGCCGAAGTGGTGGCTCTACGTCTTCTATGTCTGCGTCGCCTTCTCGGTGGTGTACTGGATCCTGTACCCGGCGATCCCGCTGGGCAAGACCTACACCGCCGGGATCCTGGGCTACAGCCAGCGCGAGACGGTCGTCGCCGACCTGGCGAAGGCCCGCGAAGCCCAGGGCGCCTTCCGCTCGAAGATCGAGACGTCCTCGTTCGACGAGATCCTGGGCAACCAGGACCTGCTGGCCTTCGCCACGGCCGGCGGCCGCACGGCCTTCGCCGACAACTGCGCGGCCTGCCACGCGGCCGGCGGCGCCGGTGCCAAGGGCTACCCGACGCTGGCCGACGACGACTGGCTGTGGGGCGGCAAGGCGGACGACATCCACACCACGCTGCTGCACGGCATCCGGTCGACCAACGACGAGGACACCCGCATCTCCGAGATGCCGAAGTTCGGCGTCGACCAACTGCTGACCCGTCCGCAGATCGACGACACGGCCGAGTATGTCCTGTCGCTGACCGGCCGGGAAACGGACAAGGCCGCCGCCGGCCGCGGCGCCACGGTGTTCGCCGAGAACTGCGCGTCTTGCCACGGCGAGAAGGGCGAGGGGATGCGGGAAGTCGGGGCTCCCCGGCTGAACGACAACATCTGGCTCTATGGCGGCGACAAGAAGTCCGTCGTCGAGTCGATCACCTATGCCCGCGCCGGCGTCATGCCGGCCTGGAGCAGCCGTCTGGACCCGGTCACGATCAAGCAGCTCGCCGTCTACGTCCACAGCCTGGGCGGCGGCGAGAAGTAAAAGGCACCTCCCGCAAGGGTCGGCACCTGGGCAACGCCGGGGAAGTCCGCTTCCCCGGCGTTCGCTTTTCCGCAGCCGCAGTCGCGACCGCCCGCCGCGAACCATTTCTTCATTCCATCCGTGTTAATCCGTGGATATCCGTGTCCATCCGTGATCCTGCCACGTCCGTCCGGCAGGAGCCGCACCGGGTATCCCGACGATGCGCCGCCCGTACTTCCTGATACCCGCATTCCTGCTTGCGCTGATGCCCGGGCCGTCCCGCGCCGAGCAGCAGAGCCTCGACCGAACCGCGCCGCCGCATTTCGAGGCGTTCCCGGTCTCCCCCTGGCCGCCGGACTGGCTGTACCCGTTCCGCGCCACCCCGATCCGGCCGGAGCGGATCGTCTACCGCCTCAAGGGCAGCGTCCGCCAAGTTGCCAAGGTCGATCCCGTCCTGTCCAAGGCCTGCCGCCGGGGCGCCTTCGTCCAGCGGCTCAACTGGATCTTCCGGGTGCAGTCGTCCGACGACCGGCCCTACGGCATCGGCTGGGGATCGGGCGTCAACCTGCACGATCCGGAAAAACGCAGCACGCTCGACAAGGTCTACCTGTTCGACCGGCAGGATACGGGGCTCTGCGCGGTCTGGGTCGCGCCGCTGGAGACCCTGCGCCGCTATCTCGATCCCAGCCCCGCCCGCTGAGCCAGCACGCGCAAAGCGCGACCTCCCACGCGTGCGTCCGGAGCAATCCTGCGATCACCGGGCAACGTCGCGCTTTCCGCAGGGGGCCTGAGCCTCTATATAGGGGCGGGCCGTCACTCCGGGGTCTTCAGCGGTCGGATCGGCGTGCCGTTCATTCGAACCTTCTCCCCTTTTCGGGGAGGGGAATTTTGTTGCGCCTGAAGTTACCAGAGCCCGAGCCCCATGCCAAAACGTACCGACATCAAGTCCATCGCCATCATCGGCGCCGGCCCCATCGTCATCGGCCAGGCTTGCGAGTTCGACTATTCCGGCGTCCAGGCCTGCAAGGCCCTGCGCGCCGAAGGGTACCGGGTCATCCTGGTGAACTCCAATCCCGCCACCATCATGACCGACCCCAACCTGGCCGACGCGACCTATATCGAGCCGATCACCCCGGCCACGGTCGCCAAGATCCTGGAGAAGGAGCGGCCGGACGCGCTGCTGCCGACCATGGGCGGCCAGACCGCGCTGAACACCGCGATAGCCCTGGACGACGACGGCACGCTGGCGCGCCTGGGCATCGAGATGATCGGCGCCAACAAGCAGGTGATCGCCAAGGCCGAGGACCGGCTGCTGTTCCGCGACGCCATGGACAAGATCGGGCTGGAGAGCCCGCGCAGCCGCATGGTCCGTTCCTTCGACGAGGCGCTCGAGGCCTTGGCCGAGACCGGCCTGCCCGCGATCATCCGACCCAGTTTCACGCTGGCCGGCACCGGCGGCGGCATCGCCTACAACAGGGCCGAGTTCGAGGAGATCGTGCGCGGCGGCCTGCGCGCGTCGCCGACCCGCGAGGTGCTGATCGAGGAGTCGGTGCTGGGCTGGAAGGAGTACGAGATGGAGGTCGTGCGCGACGGCGCCGACAACTGCATCATCGTCTGCGCCATCGAGAACATCGACCCGATGGGCGTCCATACCGGCGACAGCATCACCGTGGCGCCGGCGCTGACGCTGACCGACAAGGAATACCAGATCATGCGCAACGCCTCGATCGCGGTGCTGCGCGAGATCGGCGTCGATACCGGCGGGTCGAACGTGCAGTTCGCCGTCAACCCGGACAACGGGCGCATGGTCGTGATCGAGATGAACCCGCGCGTCAGCCGCTCCTCCGCGCTGGCGTCCAAGGCGACCGGC
This Skermanella mucosa DNA region includes the following protein-coding sequences:
- the ccoO gene encoding cytochrome-c oxidase, cbb3-type subunit II, whose amino-acid sequence is MASTDKKPGLFNHGLIEKNVTLMMVLILLTVSIGGLVEIIPLFTIETTIEKVEGVRPYTPLEQMGRNIYIREGCYNCHSQQVRPFRDEAERYGHYSLAAESMYDHPFQWSSKRTGPDLARVGGKYSNQWQVAHLVDPRAVVPESIMPGYAFLLDRPLKYGDVKDHLKTLSIVGVPYTAEQIDVAAKDLEVQQRPDGETDGLLARYPKAVVADFDGNPKVVTEMDALVAYLQMLGTLVDFTKYQPADLKQ
- the ccoP gene encoding cytochrome-c oxidase, cbb3-type subunit III, which translates into the protein MPTKVEKDSLSGVDTTGHEWDGIQELNNPLPKWWLYVFYVCVAFSVVYWILYPAIPLGKTYTAGILGYSQRETVVADLAKAREAQGAFRSKIETSSFDEILGNQDLLAFATAGGRTAFADNCAACHAAGGAGAKGYPTLADDDWLWGGKADDIHTTLLHGIRSTNDEDTRISEMPKFGVDQLLTRPQIDDTAEYVLSLTGRETDKAAAGRGATVFAENCASCHGEKGEGMREVGAPRLNDNIWLYGGDKKSVVESITYARAGVMPAWSSRLDPVTIKQLAVYVHSLGGGEK
- the ccoN gene encoding cytochrome-c oxidase, cbb3-type subunit I, which codes for MTAATLSHGSSVGGERAGEETVSYNEAVIRLFVIATVFWGVIGFIAGIFIALQLAFPALNLGLEWTSFGRLRPLHTSAVIFAFGGNALFATSLYVVQRTCRAPLWGGPAIANFLFVGYQLFIVLAASGYVLGITQGKEYAEPEWYVDLWLTVVWVVYLLTFVGTIMQRREPHIYVANWFYLAFIVTIAMLHLVNNLNVPVSFFGTASYPLFAGVQGALVQWWYGHNAVGFFLTAGFLGMMYYFIPKQAGRPVYSYRLSIIHFWSLIFLYIWAGPHHLHYTALPEWAQTLGMTFSVMLWMPSWGGMINGIMTLSGAWDKLRTDPVLRFLVTSVAFYGMSTFEGPVMSIKAVNALSHYTDWTVGHVHSGALGWVAFVSFGAVYYLVPQLWKAQRLYSLRLVSYHFWTATIGIVLYITAMWISGIMQGLMWRAYDNLGFLQYSFVETVAAMHPFYVIRAMGGVLFLIGALIMVYNLWRTTKGDIRVEKPYVTAPTRKFAPAAE
- a CDS encoding class I SAM-dependent rRNA methyltransferase; this translates as MSDIAPRPTIRLQPSRHKRVQHGHPWVYSNEIHMDNAAKAIPPGSVVRVVTHDGVPLGAATFNPHTLICTRMLSRDPEAAVDRGFLAERLRRALGLRERLYERPFYRLVHAEADGLPALIIDRFGDAVVVQANSAGMDRLTPDLLEALDEVLSPAAVVLRNDSPARGLEGLGGEVRVARGSLDGAVRLEENGCTFFADPGAGQKTGWFYDQRDNRAAIAALACGARVIDFYSYNGGFAVQCAKAGAASVVAVDRSEAALASGARAAEANGVAGLCEFRRADAFEELERLAAAGERFGVVIADPPAFVKSKKDLQAGTRAYRKMTRLAASITAPGGFLLVASCSHNVDVPLFSEQVARGLDDARRSGRILRTGGAAPDHPVHPHLPETAYLKAQVLQLD
- a CDS encoding cbb3-type cytochrome oxidase subunit 3, which translates into the protein MLLFVGVLFWALRPKNKSKFDEASRIPFKDEGQEK